The following proteins are co-located in the Armatimonadota bacterium genome:
- a CDS encoding radical SAM protein encodes MASCVFVSFAGYPYTPSSLCPDNGLGVLAAILRDSGHDVRVLDFGTVDTMRRLYPPELSQRAVPIVMELASASGQPSPSLVRELATLDAELESVQANVTGEMARQIAAEIRSLSPAIVGFKLWNGDGFTGSVVIAEEVRKALPGVPIIAGGPQATWAGNVIFRYTDVFDAIVTGEAEDKIVQLVEQAASRGRIDPSAGVSTGKDVPAAPTTSVDIGETPVALYDPDVYPAMAGDQKLKMLVLDDSRGCPFNCAFCMHSYESGRTLRIRPAARIVDDIEQLMSSTGVRAFRFAGSSTPGRLMGEVSDEISRRGIDIAYTSFAHFSTAEPDHYRRMRASGLRALFFGLETGSPELLRRACGKAVRVEDVRRAVALAKEAGIKTVCSMIVPMPFETEETLAESLRLLLDLRPDSVPIQFPGLLPGTRWFDEPQSFGFAVDKEHFIEQHLDYKFKMLFPPAFWKAPGYTVNGMSFQEFTAITARFVGQLEAEGILTGVPDEMLLMAELAGIAPRQFRDMARLWCSTGQADAMQQFISTYNRAATV; translated from the coding sequence ATGGCCAGTTGTGTGTTCGTGAGTTTCGCCGGTTACCCCTATACGCCCAGCAGCCTTTGCCCGGACAACGGGCTGGGCGTGCTGGCTGCGATCCTGCGCGACTCGGGCCATGATGTTCGCGTGCTGGACTTTGGCACCGTGGACACCATGCGCCGCCTCTACCCGCCGGAGCTTTCACAACGCGCGGTGCCCATCGTCATGGAGCTCGCCTCCGCATCGGGCCAGCCGTCACCGTCTCTCGTGCGCGAGCTGGCGACGCTGGATGCTGAACTCGAGTCCGTCCAGGCAAATGTGACCGGGGAGATGGCGAGACAGATCGCAGCGGAGATCAGGTCTCTCTCCCCCGCAATCGTGGGGTTCAAGCTCTGGAACGGGGACGGTTTTACGGGTTCGGTCGTCATCGCTGAGGAGGTGCGGAAGGCTCTCCCCGGTGTGCCCATCATCGCTGGCGGACCACAGGCAACCTGGGCGGGGAATGTTATCTTCCGTTATACCGACGTTTTCGACGCAATTGTCACTGGCGAGGCAGAGGACAAGATCGTGCAGCTTGTGGAGCAGGCTGCGAGCCGTGGAAGGATCGACCCGTCCGCCGGGGTGTCCACCGGGAAGGATGTGCCCGCTGCCCCTACCACATCCGTGGACATCGGCGAGACACCGGTGGCGCTGTACGACCCCGACGTGTACCCGGCCATGGCGGGCGACCAGAAGCTGAAAATGCTGGTGCTGGACGACAGCCGCGGCTGTCCCTTCAACTGCGCGTTTTGCATGCATTCGTATGAGAGCGGTCGCACGCTAAGGATCCGGCCGGCCGCGCGGATCGTGGATGACATCGAGCAACTCATGTCCTCCACAGGCGTTCGCGCCTTCCGGTTCGCGGGATCATCCACCCCCGGTCGCTTGATGGGCGAAGTCTCCGATGAAATCAGTCGTCGGGGAATCGATATTGCATACACCAGCTTCGCGCATTTCAGTACCGCTGAGCCGGACCACTACCGACGCATGCGAGCATCGGGGCTGCGCGCTTTGTTCTTTGGGCTTGAGACGGGGTCGCCGGAACTGCTGAGACGTGCGTGTGGGAAGGCCGTGCGAGTTGAGGACGTGCGCCGTGCTGTGGCCCTTGCGAAGGAAGCCGGCATCAAGACGGTTTGCAGCATGATCGTGCCGATGCCCTTCGAGACCGAAGAGACCCTCGCCGAGAGCCTGCGCCTGCTTCTGGACCTGCGCCCTGACTCCGTGCCGATCCAGTTCCCGGGCCTCCTGCCGGGCACCCGCTGGTTTGATGAACCCCAAAGCTTCGGGTTCGCGGTGGACAAGGAGCACTTCATCGAACAGCACCTGGACTACAAGTTCAAGATGCTCTTCCCACCAGCCTTCTGGAAGGCGCCCGGCTACACGGTCAATGGGATGAGCTTCCAGGAGTTCACGGCAATCACGGCGCGGTTCGTTGGGCAGCTTGAGGCCGAGGGGATCCTCACCGGAGTGCCGGATGAGATGCTGCTGATGGCGGAGCTGGCGGGCATTGCGCCGCGTCAGTTTAGAGACATGGCGCGACTGTGGTGCAGCACCGGTCAGGCTGACGCCATGCAGCAGTTCATCAGCACTTACAACCGGGCGGCG